The proteins below come from a single Dermacentor albipictus isolate Rhodes 1998 colony chromosome 7, USDA_Dalb.pri_finalv2, whole genome shotgun sequence genomic window:
- the LOC135910173 gene encoding MAD2L1-binding protein gives MAAWKKPAGAGRDHLDINVAFTRTILPDKIGKLVVEIIKYVLYEREQLPMPYDDLKRHVEDVAQSQSAQKKSVNPFLLAKQRKAITSLQGMDAIFSVAQDLIRERKVTKVLLLFGATVLSPVESYLIRVPQRRHGCQSCGTSAGFRRCMLDVLEAFLRVDATRKAATASKLMTFLLVRKEDVVCNLMDVKYSFDVPRKGSLTTLELNLPPCPHDVVEDGLQVWSDAIQDVSAFADEDVSQSCPGEYVWVQCKPVFLTVGPSTFVKESPAESSKNSLLS, from the exons ATGGCCGCCTGGAAGAAGCCAGCGGGCGCTGGCCGCGACCATCTGGACATAAACGTGGCATTCACGCGCACGATATTGCCGGACAAAATAGGCAAGCTTGTTGTGGAGATCATCAAGTACGTCCTTTACGAGCGCGAGCAGCTTCCGATGCCTTACGACGACCTAAAACGCCACGTTGAGGACGTCGCGCAGAGTCAAAGCGCCCAGAAAAAG TCTGTCAATCCATTCCTATTGGCCAAGCAACGCAAGGCCATCACAAGCCTCCAGGGCATGGACGCCATCTTCAGCGTCGCCCAGGACCTCATCCGCGAGCGGAAGGTCACAAAGGTCCTGCTGCTATTCGGAGCCACGGTGCTTTCGCCCGTCGAGAGCTACCTCATACGCGTACCGCAGCGCAGGCATGGCTGCCAGAGCTGTGGCACATCTGCTGGGTTTCGCCGCTGTATGCTCGATGTCCTCGAGGCGTTCCTCCGGGTCGACGCCACCCGCAAGGCTGCCACTGCTTCCAAACTGATGACATTCCTGCTCGTAAGGAAAGAGGATGTCGTCTGCAACCTCATGGATGTCAAGTACAGCTTCGACGTACCGCGGAAGGGCAGCCTCACGACCCTCGAGCTCAATCTTCCTCCCTGCCCGCATGACGTTGTGGAGGACGGCTTGCAAGTGTGGTCTGATGCCATCCAAGATGTGTCCGCTTTTGCTGATGAGGATGTGTCGCAGAGTTGCCCCGGAGAGTACGTTTGGGTGCAGTGCAAGCCAGTGTTTCTGACGGTAGGCCCCAGCACATTTGTAAAAGAATCGCCGGCAGAGTCTTCGAAAAATTCCCTTCTCAGTTAG